A genomic segment from Gracilinanus agilis isolate LMUSP501 chromosome 1, AgileGrace, whole genome shotgun sequence encodes:
- the CEP20 gene encoding centrosomal protein 20 isoform X1: protein MATVAELKAVLKDTLEKRGVLGHLRAKIRAEVFNALDDQGEKPPPLSHENLLINELIREYLEFNKYKYSASVLTAESGQPAVPLERQFLIKELNIFEDSNAKTIPLLYGIISHFLHASKDGIQTTFMKGSSLQPPR, encoded by the exons ATGGCGACTGTTGCGGAGCTCAAAGCAG TTTTAAAGGATACACTGGAAAAAAGAGGCGTATTGGGCCACTTAAGAGCAAAGATCCGAGCTGAAGTTTTTAATGCACTAGATGATCAAGGTGAAAAACCTCCACCACTGTCTCATGAAAACCTtctaattaatgaattaattcgGGAGTATTTGGAATTCAACAAATATAAGTATTCAGCATCTGTCCTTACAGCTG AATCTGGTCAACCAGCAGTGCCATTGGAAAGACAATTTCTCATTAAggaattaaatatatttgaagaTTCGAATGCAAAAACAAT ACCTCTTTTATATGGAATTATATCTCATTTCTTACATGCAAGTAAAGATGGCATCCAAACCACTTTCATGAAAGGATCTTCACTCCAGCCTCCAAGATGA
- the CEP20 gene encoding centrosomal protein 20 isoform X2 codes for MATVAELKAVLKDTLEKRGVLGHLRAKIRAEVFNALDDQGEKPPPLSHENLLINELIREYLEFNKYKYSASVLTAGTYRLFVLGSNSTSDTSQLHTFSESGQPAVPLERQFLIKELNIFEDSNAKTM; via the exons ATGGCGACTGTTGCGGAGCTCAAAGCAG TTTTAAAGGATACACTGGAAAAAAGAGGCGTATTGGGCCACTTAAGAGCAAAGATCCGAGCTGAAGTTTTTAATGCACTAGATGATCAAGGTGAAAAACCTCCACCACTGTCTCATGAAAACCTtctaattaatgaattaattcgGGAGTATTTGGAATTCAACAAATATAAGTATTCAGCATCTGTCCTTACAGCTGGTACGTATAGATTGTTT gtcctaggttcaaattcgacctccgacacatcccagct cCATACTTTTTCAGAATCTGGTCAACCAGCAGTGCCATTGGAAAGACAATTTCTCATTAAggaattaaatatatttgaagaTTCGAATGCAAAAACAATGTaa
- the CEP20 gene encoding centrosomal protein 20 isoform X3: MATVAELKAVLKDTLEKRGVLGHLRAKIRAEVFNALDDQGEKPPPLSHENLLINELIREYLEFNKYKYSASVLTAESGQPAVPLERQFLIKELNIFEDSNAKTM, encoded by the exons ATGGCGACTGTTGCGGAGCTCAAAGCAG TTTTAAAGGATACACTGGAAAAAAGAGGCGTATTGGGCCACTTAAGAGCAAAGATCCGAGCTGAAGTTTTTAATGCACTAGATGATCAAGGTGAAAAACCTCCACCACTGTCTCATGAAAACCTtctaattaatgaattaattcgGGAGTATTTGGAATTCAACAAATATAAGTATTCAGCATCTGTCCTTACAGCTG AATCTGGTCAACCAGCAGTGCCATTGGAAAGACAATTTCTCATTAAggaattaaatatatttgaagaTTCGAATGCAAAAACAATGTaa